The genomic window TGAAATAAAATTTCCTTTAGGGTCTCTCGCCACTGCTCCACTCGAGCCTCAGAGTGTTTCCTCACAAAATGATACATCCACATTAATCTTCACAGTACCTTCGATCGGTTTCCTTACTAGATGTTTTGGTGTGGCAGCCCTGACGAAGTTTGTTACCAAAACTTTGATTGAAACAGTTGAGCGATCTGGCTCCTGTGTCATCTCTCCCTTTCCTACTTGGCGACGATGGCACCATGTGAACCACATAGCAATAATGATTACTTCAGCCGTGCGGATGTCACCAGTGGATGATCATTTTTCAGCAGGATTTCTAACATAACAGACCCCAACCTGTCTTGCACTACTACCTCATCTATAGCAGATTTTAGCCCAAGCTCGGCCTAAACCTTGCGCGCCCCCGAGGACAGTAGAAAAGAACATGTTGAATGTCATCAATCTCAGTCTTGCAAAAGGGACATTGCCAAAGGACTAGAATGTGTCTTCCGGCTAAGACTCTCAGGCATGGTAGTACACCCATGAGCACCTTCCACCCGAAGTGTTTTATTTTCAATGGAGTACGTAGTTGCCAAAAGTGGTTTCTATATGGAGTTCAACTGAATGCTATACCTTGTCCATCTGACCTGACTGTTTGGCTCCGAAACTAATGATTAAATGCCGCGTGGTACGCCGACCGAATCAGGAAGGTTCCTGACCTTGTATACTGTCACGCCACAAAATATTCCACGGCCTCCATCCGGAGCAGAACTTGAATTATTTTAGCAACATCAACCGGTGGAAAGATAGACCTAATAAGGTCCAGATCCCACTGTCCCGTGTAAGGGTCTATAATTTTCTTCACTAGTGTTACCATTGTCCCTGCTCTAGGTGTTATAGGGTCTGTTTGGATGGCAGCCGAGCGCTGCCATGCCAATGTTTTGGCATTAACCACCAGCCTAGGTGGGCGTTTGGATTGGTGCCAATGTTTTCTTACCCTGCCAATTCTTTGATCGCTAGTACACCCCCTCTTTACGTTTTGCGCCCATGCTTAGGCTTGGCAGCGGCGGCAGAATCCTACGCCAAAAAATTGGCACGCCCTTGATTTGGCAGGGCAGTCCTAGGCGCTAACCAAACAGCCCCATAACCTTTCTTGATGCACTAGAAGGAATCCAAGGATCATCCCAAATATTTATTTGCTAGCCCGCTCCAACCCGCCATATACAACCTCTCTTGAAAGTTTGATTCTAGCCACAATACTTTGCCAAGTAAACGAAAACCCTTTCTTTGGTCCAGCCTTTAATATGTCACCTTTGGGGTAATTAGCACTTAATACACGTGCACACATCGAGTCCTGATTTTGGAGAAGACGCCAACACTACTTTGCTAACATAGCAAGATTAAAGTTCTGAAGGTCCCTGAACCCCAATCCACCCTTCTTGTTTGATGCACACAATTTCCACCACGTGAACCAGTGCATTTTCTTCTTCCCTTCTCCATCGCCCCACCAAAATGCTAATATTTCATCAGTAATTGATTTACAAATTCCTTTTGGTAATTTGAATACTGGCATTGCATAGGAAGGAATAGCTTGTGCTATTGCTTTCAATAAAATTTTATTTCCTTGCGTTGAAAGAACTTTTTATTTCCAACCCTTAAGCCTCTGACAAACTCTGTCAATAAGATGTTGGAAGCAGTCACTCATGTAAACTCTAACAGCAACTGTTGATAAAACCAAATATTTATTTGATAATGCTTCTGTCAAAATATCCAGGCCCCTACACACATTTTCCCTGACTCGAACACTTGTATTAGGACTAAATAAGATACtgcatttttttgaacttactcGTTGTCCTCAACTATCACCATATGTGTCAAGGATTCTTCTGAGTGTATTTGCGTTATGGGCATCAGCTCTCATCAAAATCAGGGAATCATCTGCAGAAAGTAAATGGGAAATAGAGGGTGCAACTATACACACAAGAATGCCCTAAATCCCACCTATCTCCTCCTTATGAGCTAGCATCCTAGATAATCCTTCTGAGCGGAGGAGAAAAAGATAGGGGANNNNNNNNNNNNNNNNNNNNNNNNNNNNNNNNNNNNNNNNNNNNNNNNNNNNNNNNNNNNNNNNNNNNNNNNNNNNNNNNNNNNNNNNNNNNNNNNNNNNNNNNNNNNNNNNNNNNNNNNNNNNNNNNNNNNNNNNNNNNNNNNNNNNNNNNNNNNNNNNNNNNNNNNNNNNNNNNNNNNNNNNNNNNNNNNNNNNNNNNNNNNNNNNNNNNNNNNNNNNNNNNNNNNNNNNNNNNNNNNNNATAATACCAGAAATATAAAatttacatccagattcgtagaccacgaagcgatgactacaagcacaaAAGCGAGTCGAAGGCACGCCGCTGTAATTGCCCCTCCCTCActggagccgggcaaaacttggtGTAGTATACGTACAGTCGGTAACTCGTCGTGTTAAGGCCCTATAGAACCAGCGCACTAGAACAACTGCCGCCGTTAAAGAGAAgcttagatcggaaggatccaacctataGACATACGAACACAGACGCACAAATACCGGATCCATGTGGATCCACCGAAGATAAACACCGACCGAATCCTGAGAGATCCGCGTGAGAgaaacctccacacgccctccgatgaCACTAGAAGCACCACTGGGAGGGGAGCTAGGCGGGaaaaaccttattccatcttcagagaaccGCCGTCGCCTCGTCTCTCTGAGCAGGACAAAAACCAGAAAACTCTGAAAATCATCCAAAAACAAAACCCTCATGCCAGCAAAGGTCGGGATCCACCACACCTatatggccctaaggccacaggagacgAGGTAGACCGGCATCGGTGCCAGCAGGAGGCAAAAGAAACCCTAGCAGCGGCTGGGTAGGAGCACTCGTTCCTGGTGGTGGCTGGGTACTTGGTTACTCTtgtacttgcatgcatgcatgcatggctacCTTAATCAAACAGATTTGCTAAATTTCAATTGACTGATATTAATTCAGCTTCAATCAAATTTCTTGGCTGTTGGATTATGCGTGGCGATTCGTGAGAGAAACGTTCATGCGAGTCGTTATCGGCGTCCCGCGCTTGAGTTGTTGGGCCGCCCGTTAAGCTTGCATCACTGTATATTTTCATGATTAGTTTACAGATTTGCAAAATTTCAGTCGACAGATTTTAATTCGGCCTCAATCAAACTAGAAGGAAACACGCTTCTTGCCTCGCCGTTTCTCATTCATGTATACAAACTGCAGTAGGAGCAAAACATACGAGGGAATAAAATATGGATTGTCATTAATTTACTACAAACTTCTTAATCATAGTTTCAAAATATTGCCGTCTCCTTTGATTTGATTCAATCCACCTCGGGCTTGGTCATTGGAAAATAAGTCAAGATATTCAGGAGATGTTCACTCTTACAACTTCATGGAAACTTTAGGCAGTGAATTTAATTAGGTTGTCCCcttgcaaaagaaaaagaaaggttgCCGATGCTATGAAACACAGTAGGGATCAACAAAAATGAAAAATACTTGCAATGGTGCCGAGTAAGGTATCTTGAAGTTGTCACTTTGATCTGTTGAAATATTTGGAAGTATCTAATCTTGCATAAAGGATCGCCTGAAATGGAGGAATCGATACATCGTCAAGTACAAACCAATAACACAAGTCTACCAAAATCATACATAATTTGGTTTTCTAATCTACAGCGGTAATATTCAGGAAAAAAATGGAAAATGCAATGTCACCATGGAATTGAACTTGAATTCCTTAAGCCACCACCACCTTCTCACTTCCTCTCTCAACTTATGTTCCTGCGTTGGGCCTCCCTAAATATGAAAGTCCTCACTGTTTAGGGAGTTCCAAAGAAGCATTGACCAAATGTTTATTTCATTCAAACGAAATCATGTCGCAATACTATATACAGAAGTACTTTGGCATTTTTATGTAACGTGTTGTCTCTCAGAAACTTCAAATCAGCTCTTGATAGTGCCGATGTATGTCATCATCTAATATATGGTAGCTGAGTATTTTTAAAGTATTCTGAGAATACTGCAGTTTTTCAGATTACCATAGTTTTAATTACAACGAAGTGTTTAGCTGCCACTAGAAACTATGTTTTTAATACTGCATTATTTCCCAAACCGTGGTATTATGTCTGTATTAAAAAAAGAACCCCGGACCTCATTTTTAACAGAGCTCGGGAAAGAAAGGGGCCGTTGTTATCTTCTTCCTTGCTCCAACCCGCTGCTCCCGCTCCTTCATTCTTCCATTGTTCTGCACGATCTCGTCCTTGAGCTATGCCACGTCAGTGAGGTCCACCTCCAACCTGCTCTCCCGAAGCTCTGACCTTTGCATCTCCTGCGCTAGCTGCAGCAGTGCACTGTATGTTGCCACCTCGTCAGGTCGTCGTACGCTACCTCTTCCATGCCGGGCCCCCTCTAACCCCACCACGGTAGCTGAGATTAATGGGGCAAGCAAATCCTGCTGGACTCAAGCTTGCTACTCTGCAAAGCTGAGTTGCTGCTCTTCTTGCTCATGTGATTTTTTGTCTATCTTTGTCTATCGATGCCGGCAACAACACATGAGTGTCCATATCCAACTAATCAACTCTGATCAACCAAATCATTGAGTGATTGCAACTAGCTAGGAACATGTGTGTTTGTAGCTGCTGGCTAGCTAGTTAGCTAATTACGTTGTTGCATAAAGCACCAGCCAAACAGGTCACAGTATTTCCAATACTACGAAATACTTTGATATGTCAAAACTGTGGTATCTTGCACCGGCTGGCTGGCCCTGTTTGATAGTAAAGTATTTTCTATGTATTTCGAGAATACTGCAGTTTTTCAGATTACCACAGTTTTATTTACAATGAGTTGTTTGGTTGCCCCTAAAAACTGTGATTTTAATACTACAATATTTGCTAAAACACTGTTTTTTCTCTGTTTTATAAAAAGAACCCAAGACCTGTTTTTTTAAAACAGAGGAGGCGAAAAGAACGATGTCGCACGTCGTCAACTTCTTCCCTGCTGACTCGCCTTCCTCTACAAATATTATTCGCGGCCACCGCCCTGTGCTCTTTGTAGATCCCTGCTGCATGTAGGCCTCTCTCCATGGCTCGTCGTTGTCTCATCTGCTACACGTGCAGCTCCGCCGCAAATGCGGAAGATGGCCAAGCAGCCAGTCCTCGTGCAGCTCTGCCGCTTGGTGCCACCGAGCGATTTTTTGGTCATGGCCGTTCAGCGGAGTTCACTTAGTGCAAGCTTTCTTTCTTATGCATGCTGATGGTAACACGCTGCTCTATCGCCATGTGCATGGCCGTTCTTTGGCCAATCACTTTGCTGCATGCAACGGCTAGCTTCGCCGGAAAACCGGACGTGTTTGCTCTGCAACTGATTTTACGTCGCTGCGCCAAACATGTCCTGTGTATTGTCAATACAACAAAATACTCTGTTTTGTCAAAACCACGGTATGTTATACCTACATGCTAAAATACCGTGGTTTGTTGAATACTTAGTTTTTCAATACCTTGGTTTTTGCAACACGTTGCTATCAAACACAGCCTAATAACTTCAACAATTAACTGCTTAAAAGTGTTTGTAGGACTCGGTGGGTAAAAATAATTCAGCAACACACAAATGGCCATGTATACACAACTCCTTCGTGTAGATAGAGAAACTTGAAGCACCAAACCATCCATTAATACTAAGGAATCAACTAATGCTGCTTTTATGTCCTCACCTTCACTCTAAACCTGATTCTTGTAAGTTGAAGAGGGATGCATAGGTAAGACTAAGAATTTGACTCGTTTTTTTAACATTTTCACTGGTGAGTGGTAAATGAGGTGACTATTTGCCTTGACGACATATATAAACTCAGCAAATAAAAATACTTGCAATGCATCACATAACTGATAGCCATTGAAATATTCGATGTACCATGTAGGTCTAGTAGTATTCCAATAGAATTTGTATATTCTTTGTGAAAATCAAGCTGCATGAGGTGTGTACTTAAGAGATATCCATTTTGTATCTCTGTTTTGGACTCTTGATAACAAAGTATTTTTTAAGTATTTTCAAAATACTACAGTTTCTAAAGTTACCATAGTTTTTTTTACAATGAAGTGCTGGGTTGCCCTTAAAAAGTGTGATTTTAATACTACAGTATTTGCTAAACCATCATTTTTCTCTGTATTAAAAAAGAGCACAAAACCTCTTTTTTTTAAACAGAGCCGCCGTTCTTTTGGGCATGGCACCCGATTATCCTCTCCCCCGTGCTATTCTCAACAACTCGCTTCACTCTCCAAGGAAACTCGCCTTACTCCCACGCCCCGCGGTCACGGCTGCCGCCCTGCCCGAGCATCCTTCTTGATAACCTGCAAGCCCTGGGCATGGCTGTTCAGTGGAGTTCAGTTTGTGCAAGCTTTGTAGGTGCGGCTGCTCTTCCACCATGATTGTTTCCCTTGCATCATAAACATGTACATTTCACAATAATCGTTGTCATCAGTACATGAAACATGGTTTACTGTTATTTGTTAGCTATTTTTTCCATATACTTGTTAATGATTTACACTGTCGAGCAAAATGTGTTTTTTGTTACCATCCTACATTTATTGTGTTGACTATAGTTCCCCCAGCTAActtgattttattttttttgagAACTCCCCAGCTAACTTGATGGTACTGTTTGCATTTTCTGGTTCATAACGTGAAGACCGTTTTCCAGGCCCAGCCCACGAAGCCCGTTTTCCAGGCCCGGGCATCACGGCCCACGAAGCAACGATATCTCCCTCTTCCTTCGGATAGGAGGAGGCAGCAGCGCTCACTCAGTCGCATCACCGAGCTCGAGCTCGCTCTCGCTCTCTCGCCGGCGATGGACGTGGCGGGGGCGCAGGCGCGCGCGCTGCCGCTCCTCCTCGGCCGCCCGGCCGCCTCACTCCGGTGCTCCGTCTCGTTCTcctgcggcggcgcgcggcggagcTGGGCCGCCACGGCGGATGGGGAGGACGGCAGCCGCGACTACGAGCGGGTGGCCATGGACACCTCCGGCGCGTACCGGCTCGTGGACCGGAGCACCGGGAAGAGCGTCATCGTGTGGGGCGGCGTCGACGACGACGGCGTGCCGTCCCCGGCGGTCCTCTCCAGGGTCACCGCCGACCGCTGCGCCTCCAAAGGTTCGCCGTCCATTTGGCAATTTCTAATCTGTTACGCGGATTTTAGCATAAATGTTCATGGCCGGGTTTAATTTAGCCAAAATTTCATGAAATGTGTAGTGCCTGCGTGAAATGTGTTGCTTTTCCTGAAGAAAATGGGGCAATTTTTGACACTACAGGTGCAGAAAATGGGGGGAGTACTGCAGGTGTTGGGAGCTTTGGAAGACTCAAGGCGCAGAAAGTGCAGGCTTTAGCTAGGAGATCAGCAGCCCAGCTCAAGAGGGAGGGCACTTGTGGCCGCACAAGCATCGCACGGCCTAGTGAATCTCCttatgctgattctgatgaagatgGAAGCAAATCTGGAAGAAGGAAGTCTGTCTCAGACCGCGCAAAACCGAATGGTGACTCCGGGGATGAGAGGAGCAGGGCCGTGCGTTCTCTGAATTCTGTCCTGAGGCAATACAAAGGCGACGATGATTCAGATTTTTCTGATGAAGAGCCTGCTTCTGGCCCCAAAGTTTGGGGTAAAGTTGCCGATGCTACGTCTTATAGAAGAGAGGATCGGAAGCAGAAGGCCCCTTTGGACAGTGGGTTTTTCAGCCGCAGATCTTTTAAGGAGATTGGCTGCGGCGATGAGATTCTAGGTGCATTGAGAACCTTTGGGTTTCCTCAACCATCACATATTCAGGTAAacacttttttcttttctcttggtTTACTGCCCTCAAAAATATATTCAATTGTTAGTTGCATATCAACTGGTCACCAGTAGAAGGCTCAGTACTCAGTATCTTAGTCCATTCATAATAACTGAATTCTTACACCTATGCACGCATGAGTTATATCCATACATGCTAAACGTGCTTTCCTGAACTGTCCCGTTAAACCGTCTTAGGCTATGGCATATGGTCCTGTCTTGGAGGGGAGGAGTTGCATTATTGCTGATCAGAGTGGGTCTGGCAAGACATTGGCATATCTCTGCCCTATAGTTCAAAATTTAAGGAAGGAAGAAGCTATGGGGATCCACAAACCATCGCCCAGGAACCCGCGAGTCATAATATTGACACCTACTGCTGAACTTTCTTCTCAGGTATGCTATATTACTTGCTGAATGTGATGTTGCTGAAGCTTTATGATAGTTCTAGTATGAATTTGATTTGAGGGAAATAATAATTATGGAATAACCTGTTGAGTCATTTCTCTAAATACAGGTCCTTCAGAATTGCCGTTCAATTTCAAAATCTGGGGTCCCCTTCAGGTCTATGGTTGCGACCGGTGGATTTCGACAGAAGACGCAGCTGGAAAGCCTTGATCAAGAGCTAGATGTACTTATAGCAACACCTGGTCGGTTCCTGTATCTGCTTCAGGAAGGCTTTGTGCAGCTAAATAACCTCAGATGGTATATATGGCTGCTTCTTTTTCCAGTCATTTTTTAAAAGTTGAGGAGAGAGATAAATTAGTGGATGCACTAGATAGCCTAAGACCTAAGTTAACATGTTGATCCCCCTAATTGCAGTGCCGTGTTCGATGAAGTGGATATTTTATTTAGTGAAGAAGGCTTTGAACAAGTGCTTCATCAGTTGATTACTGTCGCACCAGTGACCACACAATATCTTTTTGTCACTGCAACTCTTCCTCTTGATATATATAACAAGGTTGTTGAAACCTTTCCCGACTGTGAGGTGATCATGGGACCTAGTGTCCACCGGACAAGCGCCCGTCTTGAAGAGGTGGGTCATTGCTCACCTTCTTAGTTTCTGTAACCTTTTGCTATGCTTCATATACTGTCTGGAAACACTTCTAGGAAATACTCCTGAAGTGACGTGTCTCTCTGTTGCTACTTACATTGTTTACAACTTCAGGACTTGCTGCGTAAAACAATGGTATTGGTATTATCATGTGGTATTGATCTCCTAGAGTGATTACATTTGACATTTGTACTGTTACACTACAGATTCTTGTGGACTGCAGTGGAAATGACAGTGATGAAAAGAATCCGGAAACAGCCTTTTCAAACAAGAGAACAGCACTTCTAAAGATTATTGAGGAATCTCCAGTTCGTAAAACAATCGTTTTCTGCAATAAGGTACTAGTTCCTCTCCCTTGTATCTCTGTATATCATCATTCATCAATACCAAACATAACTTcctaaaatgaaaaaagaaaaacataagaaagTCCCACTGTCTGACAACTACTCACATGCTTTATGTTCCCAGATTGAGACATGTAGAAAGGTTGAGAACGTGCTGACACGGCTGGACAGGAAGGCGTCACAGATCAAGGTTCTACCGTTCCATGCTGCACTGGACCAGGCGAAACGCATCGCAAACATGAAAGAGTTCCTGAAGAAACAGACTAACGACTCAATGTTCCTCGTGTGCACAGACAGGTgtgtattcttttttctttttggcacaGACAGGTGtatattctttttttcttttgcacagACAGGTGtatattcttttttttttgcacagACAGGTGTAGTATTCAACTAAACAACATTTCTGCACTGGTAATTTCTGGTTTTGAATCTATCGTTTCACTAAACTGATGGACTGAATGTATCATTTATTTGATGGTGGCAGAGCTTCGCGAGGGATCGACTTCACAAACGTGAACCACGTGGTGCTCTTCGACTACCCCCGCGACCCGAGCGAGTACGTGCGCAGGGTCGGCAGGACGGCCCGTGGCGCGTCGGGCGACGGCAAGGCTTTTGTGTTCGCGGTGGGCAAGCAGGTGTCCCTGGCCAGGAGGGTGATGGAGAGGAACCTCAAGGGGCACCCGCTGCACGACGTCCCGTGCTTCTAGTTCTAGAAGTGGGGCTGACGACGCTCCTCTGCCCCACACGCAGCTctagctagtactccctctgtcccaaaattcttgtcttagatttgtcatacgaatgtatctaacactaaaatgtaactagatacatccgtatttagacaaatttaagacaagaattttgggacggagggagtattattttgtaGTAGTATATGATGATGTATACGCACTAGTGGCACGTCTAGGAAGGATATGTATGCTACGTGGTATTTCTGCTCATCATGCCTGTGTGCTGCTGATCATACATTTATTCAATTAGTTTAAAAACATGTGTAGTACAATGAGAAGGGCGAGGTGTTTAATAACATTGAAAATAAGTGCAAGGCACTCATGTTCAGATAGATGATTCAGTAGTATAAGTGGCAACTGAGGTAGTAGTGGCAGATGCATACGAGCATACAGTATAAGCTGGACTTGTTAATGCTGCTGTGCTGATCTGTTTCAGAAAGGTGTAGAAAGCATAAGAAGAAAGATGTGGTGGAAGAGGTAGCTGATGTAAGCAGATGAGATGAGAGCACAGGCTTTTAGATGAGCCTGTCAACAGTACCTTGATTTAAAATAGAAAGAAAGTTCAaacaattccaaaaaaaaattgtgGTGCAAGATGCTCCTGTGCGCGAACTCCGTgcaaaattttgtgaagtttggacattcgaggagctcgtggcaaaaaagacaaaatcaggcgTGAACAGTGTAATTTTCAAAAGTTTCTCGGTCAtccgaaatttgtcttttttgccgcgAGATCCACGGAGTTCACGAATATGAGCATCTTGCACCACATAAAAAGATTGGAATCTTTTGAACCTTTTATCTATTTTAAATCGCGGTACTGTTCATGCCCGGGATCATCCGAGCCCGGGCACCAAATTGCCGCTCTCGCACGGGTAGTTGAACTCTGCTGACTGACTACTGGGCTGGCGGATGTGGAAGAGCTGCAGCTGGGCGCTGTGGAGGATGGCGCGGGTCTGCTCGTTGGCGGCGTCACGGGCCCCCAGTATCTCCTCCTCCcacttgttcaccctctccttgtGGATCCTGACACGGAAAACAGCAAGCAGATGATGGGCAACCCAGGAGGCAGGAGCAAGCAAGATATGATGCTGCGAGCGTAGAGGCGGTCCTCGAAGTCGGCGGCGAGGTCCTTGAGCATGGCGCGCCCGGAGTCCAGCATCCCCGACACCTGCAATGGATCGTCCGTTCATGTCTCCGGTCGATTAAGGCGGAatcgatggaggaggaggagagggtgaCCTTGCGGGTGAAGTTGTCGATGGCGAGGAGGATGCGCTGGACGTGCTCCTCTGTCTCCACCAAGCCCACCACCTCAGCCTCCAACGCCGCCACGATGGCCATCTCCTCCCCGTCCCAGCCTCGGCGCTCATGGCGACCCTGGAGGATGCCGCCGGTCCCGCGCTCCCCAGGCTCCCGTTGTCCTCGCCGTTGCTACGCACAAAGCAACAAACGCGTGGATAAACTCCACGATAAAAACTCGAATCAAATTCCAAAAATCGGTGAGTAGTTCTCATCAACCACTAGACAAAATATGACCGGAAATCACAAATCGAGCGAGGCACACGTGTTGAAGTGCATGCTTTAGCCAATTTTAACTAAAAGACCGATATGATAAAAGAGAGTAGACAACATTAACAACACGCACACTCCATCAGGTTGAATCGGTGCCA from Triticum aestivum cultivar Chinese Spring chromosome 3B, IWGSC CS RefSeq v2.1, whole genome shotgun sequence includes these protein-coding regions:
- the LOC123072636 gene encoding DEAD-box ATP-dependent RNA helicase 50: MDVAGAQARALPLLLGRPAASLRCSVSFSCGGARRSWAATADGEDGSRDYERVAMDTSGAYRLVDRSTGKSVIVWGGVDDDGVPSPAVLSRVTADRCASKGAENGGSTAGVGSFGRLKAQKVQALARRSAAQLKREGTCGRTSIARPSESPYADSDEDGSKSGRRKSVSDRAKPNGDSGDERSRAVRSLNSVLRQYKGDDDSDFSDEEPASGPKVWGKVADATSYRREDRKQKAPLDSGFFSRRSFKEIGCGDEILGALRTFGFPQPSHIQAMAYGPVLEGRSCIIADQSGSGKTLAYLCPIVQNLRKEEAMGIHKPSPRNPRVIILTPTAELSSQVLQNCRSISKSGVPFRSMVATGGFRQKTQLESLDQELDVLIATPGRFLYLLQEGFVQLNNLRCAVFDEVDILFSEEGFEQVLHQLITVAPVTTQYLFVTATLPLDIYNKVVETFPDCEVIMGPSVHRTSARLEEILVDCSGNDSDEKNPETAFSNKRTALLKIIEESPVRKTIVFCNKIETCRKVENVLTRLDRKASQIKVLPFHAALDQAKRIANMKEFLKKQTNDSMFLVCTDRASRGIDFTNVNHVVLFDYPRDPSEYVRRVGRTARGASGDGKAFVFAVGKQVSLARRVMERNLKGHPLHDVPCF